In the genome of Arachis hypogaea cultivar Tifrunner chromosome 9, arahy.Tifrunner.gnm2.J5K5, whole genome shotgun sequence, the window GTTGTTGCTTCTGTGCCGTATGCATTTTTCTTGGCAAGCCGTGTTTGTACCCAGACACTGATGAGTAGGTTGCTTCCTATTCCTTATCATCATGAATATCATGTGCTTCTTGATGAAGATGAGGAACAGCTTGGAAAGGATGGTGTTGAAAATGGGATTAAGAATTATGAGAAATCTGTGATATCATCAAATGGTGGGAATGAACAAGGGgttgtgaaggatgatgagtCGCGTTCACTAGATGCTCGCTGTAATATCTCTAAGGAAGGTGATCAAGAAATAGAAGAGGAGAATTCGGCAGAGAGAATGCTTGATGATGACGAGGTTATAGGAGATGAAATTGACGATGGAATTGTGATGGAAGAAGAGTTGAGTGGGGAAAGTAATGGGGAGCAACCAATGACAGCAGGGCATGGAGTTGTGATAACAATTGAGGGTATTGATGAGAATGAGGTTGATGATAATGATGTTGTTGAAGAATTCAAGGCACCCTTTGATGTTACAAGCATTTTCGTAGAGGAATTCGGGGATAAGGCCATAGAGGGTGACATAGATGAAGAAGAGTTGAGGAGGGAAACTAAGGAGTTGTTGGAAGAAATTAGAAATGAAGGTAGAATGGATGATAATGGAGGAGAATACGTAAATGGAATCCATGGAGGTACTAATGAGAACAAGGAAGAAATTGATTCAGTTGAATATTCTGCAGTAGCACATAACACGCACAGTTGTAATACTATGGAGGAGATTAAAGTAGCTGTAATAGGAAAGGAAGAACTAGATAAAAGACTCTGTGAGCAAAAGATTCCACCAATAAATACTGAAGACAAGGATAATGTCTACAACTGTGTGGAATCAAATGATCCTATCAGAGATGTGTTAGAAGCCGGAGAGGTCGACAGTGCAAGTGTCTTGCAGAAGCGTTTCCATGAAAATTCTGAACTACTAAGTGGAACTAGTTTCCAACATGAAACTCATCCAGCTGAACCAGTTAGAGATTTGGTGATGGATCAGGATTACAATATTTCACTAGCTGATGAATCGTCCAAGGTTATAGGCAGAAACATTGTTTTGGATTTGAATGATGATGAGGAACCAGACCAAGTGCTAGACGGGTCTACTGTATCTCAAGGGGTGAAATTAGATGACAACATTTCTGCTTCTGTAATTCAAGAACCTCAGTTACATAAGTATGATGAAATTTTGGATTCAACAGATGCAGGTTCTGACGAAGTTTCAGCTGAAAAAGGGTTTGATTCGTCTGATCAGAAAATAATATATCCTGGCGCAGACACATGTACAATTGAATTGCATGAAGGTTAGGCCTTAAATTTGTATGCCACTTCCATTTTGTATACTATTCTTAAGTCCTCACATAATAtctgaaattaattaatttgtgttTGCAGAATGTTCAGTTGCAATGGTTAATGGTCACACAGCTCTTATAGAGGTGACTAATTCCTCGGTAGAGAAAGAACGAGAAAAAG includes:
- the LOC112711021 gene encoding uncharacterized protein, with protein sequence MELEEPEDDEWNWKNSSTNNKYYLSEDDDGDGNNHNSNGGKWGWVLNLGKKVLVAGLVATSAPLVVPPLFVASAIGVVASVPYAFFLASRVCTQTLMSRLLPIPYHHEYHVLLDEDEEQLGKDGVENGIKNYEKSVISSNGGNEQGVVKDDESRSLDARCNISKEGDQEIEEENSAERMLDDDEVIGDEIDDGIVMEEELSGESNGEQPMTAGHGVVITIEGIDENEVDDNDVVEEFKAPFDVTSIFVEEFGDKAIEGDIDEEELRRETKELLEEIRNEGRMDDNGGEYVNGIHGGTNENKEEIDSVEYSAVAHNTHSCNTMEEIKVAVIGKEELDKRLCEQKIPPINTEDKDNVYNCVESNDPIRDVLEAGEVDSASVLQKRFHENSELLSGTSFQHETHPAEPVRDLVMDQDYNISLADESSKVIGRNIVLDLNDDEEPDQVLDGSTVSQGVKLDDNISASVIQEPQLHKYDEILDSTDAGSDEVSAEKGFDSSDQKIIYPGADTCTIELHEECSVAMVNGHTALIEVTNSSVEKEREKEGRPSEIFSRKDAMHPSDEVTFNEESMWKQISVIRKIIGYEGSKQKSFIDELKALYIFTGVEFPAFLKENPYDPAEINKKLHFLMSIVGIKSNAD